A window of Photobacterium sp. GJ3 contains these coding sequences:
- a CDS encoding class I adenylate-forming enzyme family protein, producing MSPALRCYNLYQSLAQSAQRCPDNLAFVIDQDEITYGQFFQHVQKVSGILQNKYGLSKNDKIILSLGNDYSFCTVLYAAMGLGIVVIPVSTKLTPTEVAPLLQQITPAWILCHDSYAEKFASASLEDAQLTTLSEWEKVIESDVPPAVLPILHSHDTAVIIFTSGTTGLPKGAIISHGNLMHGIDSYQTAFSLTEKDKTILAVPIYHITGLAAILGLFIHIGGTIHLHRKFSAEHLLNCIEQGKVTFLHGSPTVFILLCSTLKEKKIPYNLDSIKKIACGGGHLNSGTVHEIQQYFKNSQIHPVYGLSETSSPASIFSEDARNHAKQGSSGKAIPGVEFRITTETGVQLLPGETGELWVKGPVVIQSYWNNPTANEASFDQGWFNTGDLAYIDSDDYLYIQGRSKDMINRGGEKVYSLEVESLLSTFPGVKEVALVPYPSKIYGEEPMAFIVTDPSYMITAKEIMAWSYERLAKYKVPKKIIFMDDLPRTSNGKISKLSLKKNIKNYI from the coding sequence ATGTCTCCTGCACTTCGATGTTACAATTTATATCAAAGCCTAGCGCAGAGTGCTCAACGATGCCCTGATAACTTAGCCTTTGTCATTGACCAGGATGAAATTACCTATGGTCAATTTTTCCAGCACGTCCAAAAGGTTTCAGGGATATTACAGAACAAGTATGGACTCAGTAAAAATGACAAGATCATACTCTCGCTTGGAAATGATTACTCGTTCTGTACAGTACTTTATGCTGCCATGGGGTTGGGAATTGTTGTCATTCCAGTCAGTACAAAATTAACGCCAACAGAAGTGGCACCATTACTGCAACAGATTACACCCGCCTGGATACTCTGCCATGATAGCTATGCTGAGAAATTTGCAAGCGCTTCTCTAGAAGACGCACAGCTAACAACCTTAAGTGAATGGGAAAAAGTGATTGAATCGGATGTTCCTCCAGCAGTACTCCCGATTCTTCATTCTCATGATACAGCAGTGATTATCTTTACCTCAGGAACAACCGGGCTGCCGAAAGGCGCTATCATCAGTCATGGGAATTTAATGCATGGCATTGATTCCTATCAGACAGCTTTTTCTTTAACAGAAAAAGACAAAACCATTTTAGCTGTGCCCATTTATCATATAACAGGGCTGGCTGCCATTTTAGGTCTGTTTATTCATATTGGTGGAACAATCCATCTACACAGAAAATTTAGTGCCGAACATCTCTTGAATTGTATTGAACAAGGAAAAGTAACTTTCTTACATGGATCGCCCACAGTATTTATTCTTCTTTGTAGTACACTGAAAGAGAAAAAGATCCCCTATAACTTAGATTCAATCAAAAAAATTGCCTGTGGCGGTGGTCATTTGAATTCTGGGACGGTCCATGAGATTCAACAATACTTTAAGAATTCTCAAATCCATCCTGTTTATGGCTTGTCCGAAACAAGCTCTCCTGCGAGCATTTTCAGTGAGGATGCCAGAAATCACGCGAAGCAGGGAAGTTCTGGAAAAGCAATTCCTGGTGTTGAATTTCGCATTACAACAGAAACAGGCGTTCAGTTACTACCGGGGGAAACCGGCGAACTCTGGGTCAAAGGTCCTGTTGTGATTCAGTCCTACTGGAATAATCCAACGGCAAATGAAGCATCATTCGACCAAGGTTGGTTTAACACAGGTGATTTAGCTTATATTGATAGCGATGATTATCTGTATATTCAAGGAAGATCAAAAGACATGATCAACCGAGGAGGAGAAAAAGTTTATTCTCTTGAAGTCGAGAGCCTGCTTTCAACTTTTCCTGGTGTGAAGGAAGTCGCGCTTGTTCCCTATCCAAGCAAAATATATGGTGAAGAGCCCATGGCATTCATTGTCACGGATCCTAGTTATATGATTACAGCAAAAGAAATCATGGCTTGGAGTTATGAAAGACTCGCTAAATATAAAGTTCCTAAAAAAATAATATTCATGGATGATTTACCACGAACAAGCAATGGAAAAATCAGTAAATTGTCACTCAAGAAAAACATTAAAAATTACATTTGA
- a CDS encoding DctP family TRAP transporter solute-binding subunit — protein sequence MKKKTLIASGLFVLFSTYSYGETLKLGHIYDVSHPWHKSAEEAARRISEETEGRVDIKLFPSGSLGSEQELLEQVIVGGVDIVEVGSGQIGNIFKPITITEMPYIFRDNDHLMTFFESDIAKKIFNDFHEKYNAYILGSSTWGVRHVIGNKPIKSPADLDGFKLRVPEQAITVAYAKAMGSSPTPVPYSEAYLAMRQNMVDGLENPLGSIKSKKFYEVGKNLSLTGHVITAVHYVVNDSSLSKLSTQDKKTVIDVFNSMGRFTEKLVNAEDEVAVDFFKAQGVNVVEVDRDAFKEKTKYMSEDYRDHWSEYGDLYTEISKM from the coding sequence ATGAAGAAGAAAACACTCATTGCTTCTGGTTTATTCGTACTATTTTCTACTTACTCTTATGGAGAAACCTTAAAACTGGGTCATATCTATGACGTGAGTCATCCTTGGCATAAGAGTGCAGAAGAAGCAGCTCGGAGAATTTCAGAAGAAACGGAAGGGCGAGTCGACATTAAATTGTTTCCATCGGGTTCTCTTGGTTCGGAACAAGAATTATTAGAGCAAGTCATTGTTGGTGGTGTCGATATTGTTGAAGTCGGATCAGGACAGATCGGTAATATTTTTAAGCCGATCACTATTACTGAAATGCCATATATCTTCAGAGATAATGACCATTTGATGACATTCTTTGAAAGTGATATTGCCAAAAAAATATTCAACGATTTTCATGAAAAATATAATGCATATATTCTTGGCTCCAGTACTTGGGGCGTCCGCCATGTCATCGGAAATAAGCCGATCAAAAGTCCAGCTGATCTAGATGGTTTCAAGCTTCGTGTTCCAGAGCAGGCAATCACGGTCGCCTATGCGAAAGCGATGGGGAGCAGCCCGACACCAGTGCCTTATTCAGAAGCCTATTTAGCGATGAGACAAAATATGGTTGATGGATTAGAAAACCCACTTGGTTCGATTAAAAGCAAAAAGTTCTATGAGGTTGGAAAAAATCTGAGTTTAACGGGCCATGTGATTACCGCTGTTCATTACGTCGTGAACGACAGTTCATTGAGTAAATTGAGCACTCAAGATAAAAAAACAGTGATTGATGTTTTCAATAGCATGGGTCGATTCACTGAAAAACTAGTCAATGCAGAAGACGAAGTAGCAGTTGATTTTTTCAAAGCGCAGGGGGTCAACGTTGTTGAGGTTGATCGAGATGCATTTAAAGAAAAGACAAAATATATGTCTGAAGATTATCGTGATCATTGGTCAGAGTATGGTGACCTCTACACTGAAATCTCAAAAATGTGA
- a CDS encoding TRAP transporter small permease: MKKLYSKIEAALPSMIFILLFVVMLLNIAVRELTSQSLDWPIEFSRYSLVWLTFLGAVYLYSIDKHIKVDSFWFYLSKKLNPNIVRCVEILKLSIISFFGIFLSYYGYVFSEKLKFFSSPSLNISQSYLYIVVPISGVLIALISIMKIYKLLRKKD, from the coding sequence ATGAAGAAACTATACTCTAAAATTGAAGCTGCATTACCAAGCATGATATTTATTCTGTTATTTGTAGTCATGCTACTGAATATTGCAGTCAGAGAACTTACATCACAGTCGCTCGATTGGCCAATTGAGTTCAGCCGATACTCTTTGGTCTGGCTAACTTTTTTAGGTGCTGTTTACTTATATAGTATAGATAAACATATTAAAGTGGATTCATTTTGGTTTTATTTATCTAAAAAACTCAACCCGAATATTGTCAGATGCGTTGAGATTTTAAAGTTATCTATTATTTCATTTTTTGGCATATTTTTATCTTATTATGGATATGTTTTTTCTGAGAAGTTAAAGTTTTTCAGTAGCCCTTCTCTGAATATCAGCCAATCCTATTTATATATTGTTGTTCCTATTTCTGGAGTTTTAATTGCATTGATATCAATTATGAAAATTTATAAACTTTTAAGGAAGAAGGACTAA
- a CDS encoding TRAP transporter large permease, giving the protein MMILIGLLFLFIFLGIPVAFSVGASSIIYILLDPTLSETTAVQRLVAGVNSFTFLAIPFFIFAGNLMNNGGITRRIFEFAAVCVAHVRGGLAHVNVASSVIFAGMSGAAVADAGGLGASTIKAMRDKGYGERVSIGVTAASSIIGPIIPPSMAIIVYAIASSESIERLFAAGIIPGLLMALSLMIVIYFFSDRLKCPSEKRASRKALLLAFGRAVPSLMAPVIILGGIFTGIFSPTESAAIACSYAIILSVIYKDFSFTSFKTSLKESVITSVQVLVIVASANLFAWIMTSKEVPQTLAQTILSSTDNFLLILLALNILLLVVGLFIETVAAINLLVPILLPVMVNGFGMDPVQLGIIVVLNLIIGTLTPPFGTVLFVLSSVSNTPVEKVTKYTATFLPPLLLVLLFVNLIPGLTLWLPEFFFGK; this is encoded by the coding sequence ATGATGATTTTAATTGGATTGTTATTTTTGTTTATTTTCTTAGGTATCCCCGTTGCATTTTCTGTGGGAGCATCTTCTATTATTTACATACTATTAGACCCAACTTTGTCAGAGACAACTGCGGTACAACGACTTGTTGCTGGCGTGAATTCTTTTACTTTTTTGGCGATTCCTTTTTTTATTTTTGCTGGAAACCTAATGAATAATGGCGGCATTACACGCCGTATTTTTGAATTCGCGGCAGTTTGTGTGGCTCATGTTCGCGGCGGTCTGGCACATGTGAATGTTGCGTCCAGTGTGATATTCGCAGGTATGTCTGGTGCAGCGGTCGCGGATGCCGGAGGGCTAGGCGCATCAACGATTAAAGCCATGCGTGATAAAGGCTATGGTGAACGCGTTTCAATTGGTGTAACAGCAGCATCCTCAATCATCGGTCCCATTATACCGCCAAGTATGGCGATTATTGTTTATGCGATCGCTTCTTCTGAGTCAATTGAACGATTATTTGCTGCCGGGATTATTCCTGGTCTTCTCATGGCTCTGTCCTTAATGATCGTGATTTATTTTTTTAGTGACAGGCTCAAATGCCCTTCAGAAAAGCGAGCGAGTCGTAAAGCGCTTTTACTCGCCTTTGGGAGAGCGGTACCATCTTTGATGGCGCCTGTCATTATTCTGGGTGGTATCTTTACGGGTATTTTTAGTCCGACGGAATCGGCTGCGATTGCATGTAGTTATGCAATCATATTAAGTGTTATTTATAAAGACTTCAGCTTTACATCGTTCAAAACCTCTTTGAAAGAGTCCGTCATTACGTCGGTTCAGGTACTGGTCATTGTTGCATCTGCAAACTTGTTTGCCTGGATTATGACAAGTAAAGAAGTGCCGCAAACACTCGCTCAGACGATACTCTCTTCTACAGATAATTTTCTGCTCATTTTACTGGCGCTAAATATTCTATTACTTGTCGTTGGCTTATTTATTGAAACAGTGGCTGCGATTAACCTGCTTGTTCCGATCTTATTACCTGTCATGGTGAACGGATTTGGTATGGATCCCGTTCAACTGGGGATCATTGTCGTGCTTAATTTGATTATCGGTACATTAACACCGCCCTTTGGTACGGTATTGTTTGTATTGAGTAGTGTTTCCAATACCCCTGTTGAAAAAGTCACAAAATATACAGCAACCTTTTTACCGCCACTATTACTGGTTCTGCTGTTCGTCAATTTGATCCCAGGCCTGACTCTCTGGCTTCCGGAGTTTTTCTTTGGGAAGTAA
- a CDS encoding thiolase family protein, with translation MKSNDDIVIVSGVRTPIGTLGGSLKDVHQHDLGAMTIREAVNRAGISPEIVDEVIVGNVGQIAESGFIGRVCQLRAGLPIETTAYSVNRQCGSGLQAIADGMMQLQTDQAEVVVACGTENMSQLPYYVRKGRYGYHMGNGALEDGLITILTWPEGPYHNGMTAENVAERFSISREEMDEFSISSQLKAKQAIESGLFQDEILPVEVKTGRKTTALFETDEHPRPVEREKLASLRPVFKQGGRVTAANASGINDGAAAVVMMKRSKAIALNLTPRLVIRGWSVAGCEAEIMGFGPAPATKKLLKKFNLEANQIDLYEINEAFAAQALAVMKDLALDESRVNVNGGAIALGHPVGATGTILTVKLMHEMERRKAETGIITMCIGGGQGISMLFERD, from the coding sequence ATGAAAAGTAACGATGATATTGTGATTGTGAGTGGTGTCAGAACACCAATCGGAACACTGGGCGGCAGCCTGAAAGATGTGCATCAACATGATTTAGGTGCCATGACCATCCGGGAAGCGGTTAATCGTGCCGGCATTTCCCCGGAAATCGTCGACGAGGTGATCGTCGGTAATGTTGGCCAAATTGCAGAAAGTGGCTTTATTGGCCGGGTTTGCCAGCTGAGAGCAGGCCTTCCAATCGAGACAACCGCTTATTCCGTCAACAGACAATGTGGCTCTGGATTACAGGCTATCGCCGATGGAATGATGCAGCTCCAAACGGATCAGGCCGAGGTTGTAGTTGCTTGCGGTACAGAGAATATGAGCCAATTACCTTACTATGTCCGAAAAGGCCGATACGGTTATCACATGGGGAATGGCGCCTTAGAAGACGGATTGATTACGATCCTGACCTGGCCGGAAGGTCCTTACCATAACGGTATGACGGCTGAAAATGTTGCCGAACGATTTTCAATCAGCCGTGAAGAAATGGATGAGTTTTCTATTTCCAGTCAGCTTAAGGCGAAACAGGCGATTGAAAGTGGGTTATTTCAAGATGAGATTCTCCCTGTCGAGGTGAAAACTGGACGCAAGACAACCGCTTTATTTGAGACTGATGAACACCCGAGACCGGTAGAGCGAGAAAAGCTCGCAAGTTTACGTCCTGTTTTTAAGCAAGGTGGGCGAGTGACCGCTGCGAATGCCTCAGGCATCAACGATGGTGCAGCGGCCGTTGTCATGATGAAGCGCTCAAAAGCAATCGCCCTGAATTTAACACCGCGATTAGTGATTCGGGGCTGGTCGGTCGCAGGGTGTGAGGCAGAAATTATGGGATTTGGTCCAGCACCTGCAACCAAAAAGTTACTGAAAAAGTTCAATCTGGAAGCGAATCAGATCGACCTCTACGAAATTAATGAGGCATTTGCGGCTCAGGCACTTGCCGTGATGAAAGATCTGGCGCTGGATGAATCCCGTGTGAATGTGAACGGTGGTGCCATTGCTCTCGGACATCCCGTTGGTGCAACCGGAACAATTCTGACCGTAAAACTCATGCACGAAATGGAACGAAGAAAAGCAGAGACAGGAATTATCACCATGTGTATTGGAGGCGGGCAGGGCATTTCGATGCTTTTTGAGCGAGATTAA
- the srmB gene encoding ATP-dependent RNA helicase SrmB — protein MRDFSELELDGALLQAVEDLGYSRPTVVQAQAIPPALDGRDVLASAPTGTGKTAAFVLPMIQHLLDFPRRKPGPARVLILTPTRELAIQVADQARALAAQTDLKIFTITGGISYDEHAEYLGKTQDIVVATPGRLMEYVEGEKFDCRAIECLILDEADRMLDMGFGAIVKRVHDECRWRRQTLLFSATLEGKGVREFSRTILNEPIEVNAEPPRRERKKIHQVYHRCDDMTHKLALLENILKEQAERTIIFVKTRERLAELRDQLAAMQVPCCWIQGEMAQASRNNTIRRFKEGEVNVLIATDVAARGIDLPDVSHVVNFDMPRTADVYLHRIGRTARAGKKGTAISLIEAHDQAMIERVGRYMKEEVPERFIEGMRPTHKKPVTVKKKKKAKDSKKKKTAKKK, from the coding sequence GTGAGAGATTTTTCCGAATTAGAGTTAGATGGCGCACTGCTGCAAGCCGTTGAAGATCTGGGTTATTCCCGCCCGACCGTCGTTCAGGCTCAGGCGATCCCTCCAGCTCTCGATGGCCGTGACGTGCTGGCTTCCGCACCCACGGGGACCGGAAAAACCGCCGCATTCGTCCTGCCGATGATTCAGCACCTGCTGGACTTTCCGCGCCGCAAACCCGGTCCGGCCCGTGTTCTGATCCTGACCCCAACTCGTGAGCTGGCCATTCAGGTTGCTGATCAGGCCAGAGCGCTGGCAGCACAAACCGATCTGAAAATTTTCACCATTACCGGCGGCATCTCTTACGACGAACACGCAGAATATCTGGGCAAAACGCAGGATATCGTGGTCGCGACGCCGGGCCGTCTGATGGAATACGTTGAAGGTGAGAAATTCGATTGTCGTGCGATTGAATGCCTGATTCTGGACGAAGCCGACCGGATGCTGGATATGGGCTTCGGTGCCATTGTCAAACGCGTCCACGACGAATGCCGCTGGCGCCGTCAGACCCTGCTGTTTTCTGCCACACTCGAAGGCAAAGGCGTTCGTGAGTTTTCTCGCACCATTTTAAATGAGCCGATCGAAGTCAACGCCGAGCCACCACGCCGCGAACGTAAGAAAATCCATCAGGTTTATCATCGCTGCGATGATATGACGCACAAGCTGGCGCTGCTGGAGAACATTCTGAAAGAGCAGGCCGAGCGCACGATCATTTTCGTGAAGACCCGGGAGCGACTGGCTGAATTACGCGACCAACTGGCCGCGATGCAAGTGCCTTGCTGCTGGATTCAGGGTGAAATGGCTCAGGCCAGCCGAAACAATACCATTCGCCGCTTCAAAGAAGGGGAAGTGAACGTGCTGATCGCAACCGATGTGGCAGCCCGCGGGATTGACCTGCCGGATGTCAGCCACGTCGTGAACTTCGACATGCCGCGCACAGCCGATGTGTATCTGCACCGGATTGGCCGGACGGCCCGTGCCGGGAAGAAAGGCACCGCAATTTCTCTGATTGAAGCGCACGACCAGGCGATGATTGAACGTGTCGGTCGTTATATGAAAGAAGAAGTGCCGGAACGTTTTATCGAAGGCATGCGGCCGACACACAAAAAACCGGTCACCGTGAAGAAAAAGAAAAAAGCCAAAGATTCGAAAAAGAAAAAAACAGCGAAGAAGAAATAA
- a CDS encoding tRNA1(Val) (adenine(37)-N6)-methyltransferase codes for MNKGFTLKKFHVDDHGCGMPVSTDGILLGAWAEIVQPSAALETQSPLLDIGCGSGLLALMAAQRSQADKFPVLALDIDAHAVCAARQNFEASPWAACLQAEQQDLLTWAPRQTAGTYSTIWCNPPYFNHGEQANCQRRATARHSTSLPHPALLRCLAHLLAPQGKASLILPASEGERLLAQISDYGLHCHRICRVRSTATKAVSRYLITVSPQPGCCEETELTLHEGGHYSPAFVELTRDFYLKF; via the coding sequence ATGAATAAAGGTTTTACGTTGAAAAAATTCCATGTGGATGACCACGGCTGTGGGATGCCGGTCAGTACCGATGGTATTTTATTGGGAGCCTGGGCTGAGATCGTGCAGCCAAGTGCTGCGCTGGAAACACAGTCACCGTTGCTGGATATCGGCTGTGGCAGTGGCTTGCTGGCACTGATGGCGGCACAGCGCAGCCAGGCAGATAAGTTCCCGGTACTGGCACTGGACATTGATGCACATGCGGTCTGTGCTGCCCGTCAAAACTTTGAAGCCTCCCCATGGGCGGCGTGTTTGCAGGCAGAGCAGCAGGATCTCCTCACTTGGGCGCCCCGGCAGACAGCCGGCACTTACAGCACCATCTGGTGCAACCCGCCTTATTTCAATCATGGTGAGCAGGCGAATTGTCAGCGACGGGCCACAGCCCGGCACAGCACAAGCTTGCCCCATCCGGCTCTGCTGCGCTGTCTGGCGCATCTGTTAGCCCCGCAAGGCAAAGCCAGTCTGATTCTGCCCGCATCCGAAGGCGAGCGACTACTGGCGCAGATCAGTGATTACGGTCTGCACTGCCACCGGATATGCCGGGTGCGCAGCACTGCAACTAAAGCGGTTTCGCGGTATCTGATCACTGTGTCGCCACAGCCTGGCTGCTGTGAGGAAACCGAACTGACTCTTCATGAAGGGGGTCACTATTCGCCAGCCTTTGTCGAACTGACCCGAGATTTCTATCTAAAATTCTGA
- the brnQ gene encoding branched-chain amino acid transport system II carrier protein has product MKDTLKVSDILAIGFMTFAFFLGAGNIIFPPQAGLSAGDNLLPAMLGFLSTAVGLPLIGIIAVAVAGGGWKGLTRDLPPFVATLMAVLIFIIIGPAFAAPRTGLVAYEMAVKPFIVDAGQTSLTIFSVVFFALALFFAWSRGKLIDSIGKLLTPALFAVLAILAVAVFLNPQSEILTAQGDYANMAFTKGFLEGYNTMDTFAALMFGMLIVDVIRNKGIKDEKATCKYLMLAGVIAAAGLAFVYISLFYLGATSAAVAEGAANGGAILAGYVLALFGPVGQYILSAIVMLACLTTAIGLISACADYFSSLTRLSYETWAVILAVICGVVANVGLNQLISLSVPVLFALYPVAVALVMLTFVRRFLPNPRLAYRVVLLVSLLFSLIDALKVIGLDVSYLNFLPLFEYGMAWTMPTLLALVVTRFIRPDVAAPEAQSA; this is encoded by the coding sequence TTGAAAGACACACTCAAAGTTTCCGATATTTTAGCGATTGGTTTCATGACCTTTGCGTTTTTCTTGGGGGCCGGAAATATCATTTTCCCGCCGCAGGCAGGTCTGAGTGCAGGTGACAATCTGCTTCCGGCGATGCTTGGTTTCCTGTCAACCGCCGTGGGTTTGCCGTTGATCGGCATTATTGCTGTTGCGGTAGCCGGTGGAGGCTGGAAAGGCCTGACCCGCGATTTACCGCCGTTTGTGGCAACCCTGATGGCCGTTCTGATTTTCATCATCATCGGTCCTGCTTTTGCTGCACCCCGGACAGGCTTGGTGGCCTACGAGATGGCAGTGAAGCCTTTTATTGTTGATGCCGGACAAACCAGCCTGACCATTTTTTCTGTTGTCTTTTTTGCGCTGGCTCTGTTCTTTGCCTGGTCTCGTGGCAAGCTGATTGATTCGATCGGCAAACTGCTGACGCCAGCCCTGTTTGCTGTCCTGGCCATTCTGGCGGTCGCGGTCTTTTTGAATCCGCAAAGTGAAATCCTGACAGCGCAGGGTGATTACGCAAATATGGCGTTCACCAAAGGCTTCCTGGAAGGCTATAACACCATGGATACTTTTGCTGCCCTGATGTTCGGGATGCTGATTGTGGATGTGATCCGCAACAAAGGCATTAAGGATGAGAAAGCGACCTGTAAATACCTGATGCTGGCCGGTGTGATTGCCGCGGCAGGTCTGGCCTTTGTGTACATCTCTCTGTTCTATCTGGGCGCGACCAGTGCTGCTGTCGCTGAAGGCGCAGCCAATGGCGGTGCGATTCTGGCCGGTTATGTGCTGGCATTGTTCGGTCCGGTCGGTCAGTACATTCTGTCTGCCATTGTGATGCTGGCGTGTCTGACCACGGCGATCGGCCTGATCAGTGCCTGTGCCGACTATTTCAGTTCGCTGACCCGTCTGTCTTATGAGACATGGGCCGTGATTCTGGCGGTGATCTGTGGTGTGGTTGCGAATGTGGGTCTGAATCAGCTGATTAGTCTGTCTGTTCCGGTTCTGTTTGCACTCTATCCTGTGGCCGTTGCTTTGGTGATGCTGACCTTTGTCCGCCGCTTTCTGCCGAATCCGCGTCTGGCTTATCGTGTTGTTCTGCTGGTCTCTCTGCTGTTCAGTTTGATCGATGCATTGAAAGTGATTGGTCTGGATGTTTCTTATCTGAACTTCCTGCCGCTGTTTGAATACGGTATGGCCTGGACGATGCCAACCTTACTGGCACTGGTTGTCACACGTTTCATCCGTCCGGACGTGGCTGCGCCAGAAGCACAGAGTGCATAA
- the fldB gene encoding flavodoxin FldB: protein MKIGLFYGSTTCYTEMAAEKIRDCIGDDLVDLHNIKETSLSDMNQYDLLILGISTWDFGELQEDWEAVWNQLDGLRLEGKTIALFGLGDQEGYTEWYLDAMGMLHDKLLPSGAQFVGYWPNQGYTFEASKALTEDKSLFVGLALDEDSQYELSDERIEQWCEQILTEYGDSL from the coding sequence ATGAAAATCGGCCTGTTTTACGGCTCGACCACCTGTTATACCGAAATGGCTGCGGAGAAAATCCGTGACTGTATCGGTGATGATCTGGTGGATCTGCACAACATTAAAGAAACCAGCCTAAGCGACATGAATCAGTATGATTTACTGATTCTGGGGATCTCTACCTGGGACTTTGGTGAGTTACAGGAAGACTGGGAAGCGGTCTGGAATCAACTTGACGGACTCCGTCTGGAGGGCAAAACCATTGCCTTGTTCGGACTGGGCGATCAGGAAGGTTATACCGAGTGGTACCTGGACGCCATGGGCATGCTGCATGACAAACTGCTGCCGTCCGGCGCCCAGTTTGTCGGCTACTGGCCTAATCAGGGTTACACCTTCGAAGCATCGAAAGCACTGACAGAAGATAAATCTCTGTTTGTCGGCCTGGCACTGGATGAAGACAGTCAGTATGAGCTGAGTGATGAACGCATTGAGCAATGGTGCGAGCAGATTCTGACGGAGTACGGGGATTCCCTGTAA
- the xerD gene encoding site-specific tyrosine recombinase XerD has translation MFWERRGVENNNDIALIERFLDAMWMERGLSENTLASYRNDLMKLQQWLADRSLTLLSLQSGNLQDYQQWLFDQDFKQSSRARMTSAMRRLFQYLHREKLRDDEPSALLHSPRLPQRLPKDITEDQVSALLSAPDVNVPLELRDKAMLELLYATGLRVTELVSLRMDNISLRQGVVRVTGKGDKERLVPMGEEAMEWIESFLSHGRPQLLGEVSSDVLFPSKRARQMTRQTFWHRMKYYAVLAGIDADTLSPHVMRHAFATHLLNYGADLRVVQMLLGHSDLSTTQIYTHVATERLKQLHQEHHPRA, from the coding sequence ATGTTTTGGGAGCGGCGCGGCGTGGAAAACAACAACGATATTGCCCTCATCGAGCGCTTTTTAGATGCGATGTGGATGGAGCGGGGACTGTCTGAGAACACCCTTGCTTCGTACCGCAATGATTTGATGAAATTGCAGCAATGGCTGGCTGATCGGAGCCTGACCCTGCTGTCACTGCAATCCGGTAATTTGCAGGATTATCAGCAATGGCTGTTTGATCAGGATTTCAAACAAAGTTCACGGGCCAGAATGACTTCGGCGATGCGACGTCTTTTCCAGTATTTGCATCGTGAAAAGCTGCGTGACGATGAACCGAGCGCTCTGCTGCACAGTCCGCGTTTGCCGCAACGGTTGCCAAAAGATATTACGGAAGATCAAGTCAGTGCGCTGCTGAGTGCGCCGGATGTCAATGTCCCGCTGGAACTGCGGGATAAAGCCATGCTGGAATTGCTTTATGCCACCGGACTGCGGGTGACAGAGCTGGTCAGTTTGCGGATGGACAATATCAGTCTGCGTCAGGGGGTCGTCCGGGTGACCGGTAAAGGTGACAAAGAGCGACTGGTGCCGATGGGCGAAGAGGCAATGGAATGGATTGAATCTTTCCTGAGCCACGGGCGACCTCAGCTGTTGGGTGAAGTCAGTTCAGATGTGCTGTTTCCCAGTAAACGGGCTCGGCAGATGACCCGGCAAACATTCTGGCACCGGATGAAATATTACGCCGTACTGGCGGGGATTGATGCGGACACCTTATCGCCTCACGTTATGCGGCATGCCTTTGCAACGCATTTACTGAATTATGGTGCGGATCTGCGCGTGGTCCAGATGTTATTGGGCCACAGTGATTTATCGACCACCCAGATCTATACTCATGTAGCAACGGAGCGGCTGAAACAGCTGCATCAGGAACACCATCCGCGGGCCTGA